One region of Natrinema salaciae genomic DNA includes:
- a CDS encoding aspartate aminotransferase family protein, which produces MARQTDAIATNEQLTGQYDEYLMPIWKDLHVPVERASGCTLEDFEGNEYLDLFSGIAVTNVGHGDDAVVEAAKAQLDEFVHGCTYVHPHEPAAELAERLAEITPGDLQKSFFCNSGTEAVEGAIKLARKYTGSKEVVALEMGFHGRTLGSLALTGNNAYKADMAPTINDVAHTPAPYRYRSPSREADDETFVERTGADLERVIGTHTADDLAAIVVEPVMGEGGIIVPPTGYLRRLKEIAREHGALLIVDEVQSGYGRTGKLFASDHYDAVPDILTQAKGIANGLPLGAFTAPAEIANAFESGDHLSTFGGNPVACAAALATIDRLEEAVLANAREQGAWLGDELATLEDEYDVVGDARGLGLMRGLEFVDPDAGTGPAGVAPEPDAEFAKHVGKRLRERGIVAGVGGYYKNVLRVQPPLSIDREQLERGVAGIRESIDAELEDDR; this is translated from the coding sequence ATGGCACGCCAGACAGACGCGATCGCGACCAACGAACAGCTCACGGGCCAGTACGACGAGTACCTGATGCCCATCTGGAAGGATCTACACGTTCCCGTCGAGCGCGCCTCGGGCTGTACGCTCGAGGACTTCGAGGGCAACGAGTACCTCGATCTCTTTTCGGGGATCGCCGTGACGAACGTGGGCCACGGTGACGACGCCGTCGTCGAGGCCGCGAAGGCCCAACTCGACGAGTTCGTCCACGGGTGCACGTACGTTCATCCCCACGAACCGGCCGCCGAACTCGCCGAACGGCTCGCCGAGATCACCCCCGGCGACCTGCAGAAGTCGTTCTTCTGTAACTCCGGAACCGAGGCCGTCGAGGGCGCGATCAAGCTCGCCCGGAAGTACACCGGCTCGAAGGAGGTCGTCGCCCTCGAGATGGGCTTTCACGGCCGCACCCTCGGCTCGCTCGCGCTCACCGGCAACAACGCGTACAAGGCCGACATGGCCCCGACGATCAACGACGTCGCGCACACGCCCGCGCCGTACCGCTACCGCTCCCCCTCCCGGGAGGCCGACGACGAGACCTTCGTCGAGCGAACCGGGGCCGACCTCGAGCGCGTGATCGGCACCCACACTGCGGACGATCTGGCGGCGATCGTCGTCGAACCCGTGATGGGCGAGGGCGGGATCATCGTTCCGCCGACGGGCTACCTGCGTCGGCTCAAGGAGATCGCCCGCGAGCACGGCGCGCTCCTGATCGTCGACGAGGTCCAGTCCGGCTACGGCCGCACCGGGAAGCTCTTCGCGAGCGACCACTACGACGCCGTTCCGGACATCCTCACGCAGGCCAAGGGGATCGCGAACGGCCTGCCGCTGGGCGCGTTCACCGCGCCGGCCGAGATCGCGAACGCGTTCGAATCGGGCGATCACCTCTCGACGTTCGGCGGCAACCCCGTCGCCTGCGCCGCCGCGCTGGCCACGATCGACCGCCTCGAGGAGGCGGTCCTCGCGAACGCCCGCGAACAGGGGGCGTGGCTCGGCGACGAACTCGCCACGCTCGAGGACGAGTACGACGTCGTCGGCGACGCGCGCGGACTCGGGCTGATGCGGGGCCTCGAGTTCGTCGACCCCGACGCCGGGACCGGCCCGGCGGGCGTCGCGCCCGAACCGGACGCCGAGTTCGCGAAACACGTCGGGAAGCGCCTCCGCGAGCGGGGTATCGTTGCGGGCGTCGGCGGCTACTACAAGAACGTCCTGCGGGTCCAGCCGCCGCTCTCGATCGACCGCGAGCAGCTCGAGCGGGGCGTCGCCGGTATCCGGGAGTCGATCGACGCCGAACTGGAGGACGACCGATGA
- a CDS encoding NrpR regulatory domain-containing protein has protein sequence MVPNDDRRTYDLLRLIGDNEPIGSIRLVEQMQRRGYSIKGRTIRLVLSDLDEAGLTEKVAGKGRRLTDRGRDELERGDVGGRLESVRERIATLTSRVTYDPTDDVGELVAGTAVVPEAELEPAFDALERLHDSSLGPLLVSVTDDGTRDGIELAFPSSISVDGVLLSHGIDSRLITAGLVEYDGEVRRYIDAISGENATMDVTSLLVEAGRTDVERYLEGGTGVFIVDNREFPVTRFEEGRDLATATCDAIGGAVDLRRPRESGPFPAGNPSWDFASLTYLGASETAISLLYERGLATDWESLGGIRPRSAFEPAPTARRRP, from the coding sequence ATGGTCCCGAACGACGACCGGCGTACCTACGACCTGCTGCGTCTGATCGGCGACAACGAGCCGATCGGAAGCATCCGACTCGTCGAGCAGATGCAGCGTCGCGGCTACTCCATCAAGGGCCGGACGATTCGACTCGTGCTCTCCGACCTCGACGAGGCCGGACTGACGGAGAAGGTCGCCGGAAAGGGCCGCCGACTGACCGACCGGGGTCGGGACGAGCTCGAGCGCGGCGACGTCGGCGGCCGGCTCGAGAGCGTCCGCGAGCGGATCGCGACGCTGACGAGCCGCGTGACGTACGACCCGACCGACGACGTCGGCGAACTGGTCGCCGGCACGGCCGTGGTTCCCGAGGCCGAGCTCGAACCGGCGTTCGACGCCCTCGAGCGGCTGCACGACTCGAGCCTCGGCCCGCTTCTGGTGTCGGTGACCGACGACGGGACGCGGGACGGCATCGAACTCGCCTTTCCCTCGAGTATCTCGGTGGACGGCGTCTTGCTCTCTCACGGCATCGACTCGCGACTGATCACGGCGGGGCTGGTCGAGTACGACGGCGAGGTCCGACGGTACATCGACGCGATCAGCGGTGAGAACGCGACGATGGACGTAACCAGTCTGCTCGTCGAGGCGGGACGGACCGACGTCGAACGGTACCTCGAAGGTGGAACCGGCGTATTCATCGTCGACAATCGGGAGTTCCCCGTCACGCGTTTCGAGGAGGGGCGAGACCTCGCGACCGCGACGTGCGACGCGATCGGCGGCGCGGTCGATCTGCGGCGACCCCGCGAGTCGGGGCCGTTTCCGGCGGGCAATCCGAGCTGGGACTTCGCCTCGCTCACGTATCTCGGAGCCAGCGAAACGGCGATCTCCCTGCTGTACGAACGCGGGCTGGCGACCGACTGGGAATCGCTCGGCGGGATACGACCGCGCAGCGCGTTCGAACCCGCGCCGACCGCCCGTCGGCGACCGTAA
- a CDS encoding cyclase family protein: protein MAVDLTHPIETGMQTYPDDPAVAVRRHASHEDHGVRVDALECGSHTGTHVDAPAHTEPDGKTLESYPVERFVFDAVRVDCRDFVAREPIPAARIPDADVDLVACWTGWDDHWGTETYLEHPYLSPAAADACADRGFDVAVDALNPDPTPTENAAADEPEGFQVHHALLGNDLLILENLTNLGAVGDRFELRAYPLALASDGAPVRAVGVEHVE from the coding sequence ATGGCCGTCGATCTGACCCACCCGATCGAAACCGGCATGCAGACCTATCCCGACGATCCCGCCGTCGCCGTCCGGCGACACGCGAGCCACGAGGACCACGGTGTCCGCGTCGACGCCCTCGAGTGTGGGAGCCACACCGGTACGCACGTCGATGCACCCGCCCATACGGAGCCGGACGGGAAGACGCTCGAGTCGTATCCGGTCGAGCGATTCGTTTTCGACGCGGTCCGGGTCGATTGCCGCGATTTCGTGGCCCGCGAGCCGATTCCAGCGGCCCGAATTCCGGACGCGGACGTCGACCTCGTGGCCTGCTGGACCGGCTGGGACGACCACTGGGGGACCGAGACGTATCTCGAGCATCCGTACCTCTCGCCGGCGGCGGCCGACGCCTGCGCCGACCGGGGATTCGACGTCGCCGTGGACGCGCTCAATCCCGATCCGACCCCGACCGAGAACGCCGCCGCGGACGAACCCGAGGGGTTCCAGGTCCACCACGCGCTGCTCGGCAACGACCTGCTGATCCTCGAGAACCTGACGAACCTCGGAGCGGTCGGGGATCGGTTCGAACTCCGGGCGTACCCGCTGGCGCTGGCGAGCGACGGCGCGCCGGTGCGGGCCGTCGGCGTCGAACACGTGGAATAA
- a CDS encoding DUF7522 family protein: protein MSTDTFSTEIGDDLATGIVSAARTSLGDTLRSVVYFTPSALEILYLRQGLYDSMEEARPAKTQLVELERVGFAERPVRTAITDREDGSEIGPYEFTVRFHEDGFVVRVLQGDAGVLLTIDSMDVNAFEDAATAVRQLLRDA from the coding sequence ATGAGCACCGACACATTCAGTACGGAAATTGGCGACGATCTGGCGACCGGGATCGTCAGCGCCGCACGCACCAGCCTCGGCGACACCCTCCGGAGCGTCGTGTATTTCACGCCGTCGGCGCTCGAGATCCTGTACCTCCGTCAGGGCCTCTACGACTCGATGGAAGAGGCTCGGCCGGCGAAGACGCAGCTCGTCGAACTCGAGCGGGTCGGGTTTGCGGAGCGTCCGGTTCGAACGGCGATCACTGACCGGGAAGACGGGTCGGAAATCGGCCCGTACGAGTTCACCGTCCGGTTCCACGAGGATGGGTTCGTCGTCAGGGTGCTACAGGGCGATGCGGGGGTCCTCCTGACGATCGACAGCATGGACGTCAACGCGTTCGAAGACGCGGCCACCGCCGTTCGACAGCTGCTCCGCGACGCGTAG
- the cofH gene encoding 7,8-didemethyl-8-hydroxy-5-deazariboflavin synthase subunit CofH yields the protein MERPVTEADLTFDHVPETDQSFENALAKARDGDRLAVDDAIELLTTGTESEGIDRRRKERVLEAADRRRAEMVGEEVTFVANLNNNVTTACNVGCLFCNFKDAAHTFESDAESETAGFTKTPAESREIVADAVERGIYEVTSVSGLHPAFALDEEHREILDDHPNPKAVNYKPPAVYETDPGTYAAQLSAMSVDGVHVHSMTPEEAYHARRGTDWSYEEVYRRLKDAGLDTVPGTAAEILVEEVREVICPGKISTEGWLEAMEAAANVGLGMTATIMYGHVENEAHRAMHLKRVRDLQDRTGTITEFVPLSFVHQNTPLFEHDVVSGGPSIDEDELLIAVSRLFLDNVEHIQSSWVKYGDEQGLKMLSCGADDYMGTILSEEITKRAGGGYGEFRSFEDYVEMISSIGRVPVERSTDYETRRVIDPDEPPFGPRLGPNADGTPLLTREERDARAVPADD from the coding sequence ATGGAGCGACCGGTGACCGAGGCCGACCTCACGTTCGACCACGTTCCCGAGACCGACCAGTCATTCGAGAACGCACTGGCAAAGGCGCGCGACGGCGACCGGCTCGCGGTCGACGACGCGATCGAGTTACTCACGACGGGAACCGAGAGCGAGGGGATCGACCGCCGGCGCAAGGAGCGCGTCCTCGAGGCGGCCGACCGCCGTCGCGCCGAGATGGTCGGCGAGGAGGTCACCTTCGTCGCGAACCTGAACAACAACGTCACGACCGCCTGCAACGTGGGCTGTCTCTTCTGTAACTTCAAAGACGCCGCCCACACCTTCGAGAGCGACGCGGAGAGCGAGACGGCCGGCTTTACGAAGACGCCCGCTGAATCGCGCGAAATCGTCGCCGACGCCGTCGAACGAGGGATCTACGAGGTCACGTCGGTCTCGGGTCTCCACCCCGCGTTCGCGCTCGACGAGGAACACCGGGAGATCCTCGACGACCACCCGAACCCGAAGGCGGTCAACTACAAGCCACCTGCGGTCTACGAGACCGATCCCGGCACCTACGCGGCTCAGCTGTCGGCGATGAGCGTCGACGGGGTCCACGTCCACTCGATGACGCCCGAAGAGGCCTACCACGCTCGGCGGGGTACCGACTGGTCCTACGAGGAAGTTTACCGCCGGCTGAAAGACGCGGGACTCGATACGGTCCCCGGGACCGCAGCGGAAATTCTCGTCGAGGAGGTCCGCGAGGTGATCTGTCCCGGCAAGATCAGTACGGAGGGCTGGCTCGAGGCGATGGAGGCGGCCGCGAACGTCGGGCTCGGGATGACGGCGACGATCATGTACGGCCACGTCGAGAACGAGGCCCACCGCGCGATGCACCTGAAACGGGTCCGCGACCTGCAGGATCGGACGGGGACGATTACGGAGTTCGTGCCGCTCTCGTTCGTCCACCAGAACACGCCGCTGTTCGAACACGACGTGGTGAGCGGCGGCCCGAGCATCGACGAGGACGAACTGCTGATCGCCGTCTCGCGACTGTTCCTCGACAACGTCGAGCACATCCAGTCCTCGTGGGTCAAGTACGGCGACGAGCAGGGACTGAAGATGCTCTCGTGTGGGGCCGACGACTACATGGGGACGATCCTCTCCGAAGAGATCACCAAGCGGGCGGGCGGGGGCTACGGCGAGTTCCGGTCGTTCGAGGACTACGTCGAAATGATCTCCTCGATCGGTCGGGTCCCCGTCGAACGGTCGACCGATTACGAGACCCGGCGCGTCATCGACCCCGACGAACCGCCGTTCGGTCCGCGGCTCGGGCCGAACGCCGACGGAACGCCGCTGCTGACTCGAGAGGAGCGGGACGCGCGGGCCGTTCCCGCCGACGACTGA
- a CDS encoding phosphoribosylaminoimidazolesuccinocarboxamide synthase, with translation MTSVKEFRIEEPATDEEFGRGAFVFTDDYSVFDWGKMPDQIPQKGASLCTMGAFNFELLEAEGVPTHYRGVVENGDVVSLEDASHPPWEMAIDLTQVPDLPHEGREYDYDSYHDAAGENYLIPLEIVFRNRVPVGSSLRDRTEPADHGLEFDSWPDEAVDLAEPIVEFTTKYEESDRQLERDEADAIAGEASIDDLESTAREVNRIVTEQAESAGLVHEDGKIECCYYRGEIRVADVVGTFDENRFSYEGVQLSKEVLRQYHKRTQPDWVRAVDAAKTEAKRAGVADWKSLCDAEPAPLDEAVVETARDLYCAGANAYTGREFFDAPPLSSAIGAVQRL, from the coding sequence ATGACGAGCGTCAAGGAGTTCCGCATCGAGGAGCCGGCGACCGACGAGGAGTTCGGCCGCGGCGCGTTCGTCTTCACCGACGATTACTCGGTGTTCGACTGGGGGAAGATGCCCGACCAGATCCCCCAGAAGGGCGCGAGCCTCTGTACGATGGGCGCGTTCAACTTCGAACTGCTCGAGGCCGAGGGCGTCCCCACCCACTACCGCGGCGTGGTCGAAAACGGCGACGTCGTCTCGCTCGAGGACGCCTCCCACCCGCCCTGGGAGATGGCCATCGACCTCACGCAGGTACCCGACCTGCCCCACGAGGGCCGGGAGTACGACTACGACAGCTATCACGACGCGGCCGGCGAGAACTACCTGATCCCCCTCGAAATCGTCTTCCGCAACCGGGTCCCCGTCGGCTCGAGCCTGCGGGATCGAACCGAGCCCGCCGATCACGGCCTCGAGTTCGATAGCTGGCCGGACGAGGCCGTCGACCTGGCGGAGCCGATCGTCGAGTTCACCACGAAGTACGAGGAGAGCGACCGCCAGCTCGAGCGCGACGAGGCCGACGCCATCGCCGGCGAGGCGTCGATCGACGACCTCGAGTCGACCGCCCGCGAGGTCAACCGGATCGTCACCGAACAGGCCGAGTCGGCCGGACTGGTCCACGAGGACGGCAAGATCGAGTGTTGCTACTACCGAGGCGAGATTCGCGTCGCCGACGTCGTCGGCACCTTCGACGAGAACCGCTTCAGCTACGAGGGGGTCCAGCTTTCGAAGGAGGTCCTCCGCCAGTACCACAAGCGGACCCAGCCCGACTGGGTTCGGGCCGTCGACGCCGCCAAGACCGAGGCGAAGCGAGCGGGCGTCGCCGACTGGAAGTCGCTCTGCGACGCGGAGCCCGCCCCCCTCGACGAGGCCGTCGTCGAGACCGCACGGGACCTGTACTGTGCCGGTGCCAACGCCTACACCGGTCGGGAGTTCTTCGACGCCCCGCCGCTCTCGAGCGCGATCGGTGCGGTCCAGCGGCTGTAA